In the genome of Thunnus maccoyii chromosome 15, fThuMac1.1, whole genome shotgun sequence, one region contains:
- the LOC121913116 gene encoding ictacalcin-like encodes MSDVQQAMALLITSFNKYSGKEGDKYTLSKGELKELLQNELSELLSKANDKAALDRIFKDLDTNKDNSVDFGEFVNLVSCLTQMCHEYFTNKK; translated from the exons ATGTCTGACGTCCAGCAGGCTATGGCTCTCCTCATCACCTCCTTCAATAAATACTCTGGCAAAGAGGGGGACAAATACACCCTGAGTAAGGGAGAGCTGAAAGAGCTTCTTCAGAATGAATTGTCGGAGCTTCTGAGC AAAGCCAATGACAAGGCAGCATTAGACCGCATTTTCAAGGACCTGGACACAAACAAGGACAACAGCGTGGACTTTGGTGAATTTGTCAACTTGGTGTCCTGCCTCACTCAGATGTGCCATGAGTActtcacaaacaaaaaatag